Proteins encoded in a region of the Orenia metallireducens genome:
- a CDS encoding accessory gene regulator ArgB-like protein, translating to MIYDTTVNKINNYIVQELDLTAKEQGRIKFGIELLISTIMSLGTTLIVAKLLGILNSVIFISLAGVLLKQVSGGIHFKTPWECAFFTAFFFNLLGYISFWAKESVFNNWVLFLVLSSLYIIISLFLWSPADVPEKPIKDQRQRRRLKLISLILAIFLLILVALLFYIYKGCFALINVSLILGLLFQVSSINPLAYKLCNLYYRVKVKFVSK from the coding sequence ATGATTTATGATACGACAGTTAATAAGATTAATAATTATATTGTTCAGGAATTGGATTTAACAGCTAAAGAGCAAGGTAGAATTAAATTTGGAATTGAATTATTAATTTCTACAATTATGTCTCTTGGTACTACACTTATTGTAGCTAAATTATTGGGTATTCTTAATTCTGTAATCTTTATCTCATTAGCTGGTGTATTATTAAAACAAGTTTCAGGAGGAATTCATTTTAAGACTCCTTGGGAATGCGCTTTCTTTACTGCTTTTTTCTTTAACTTACTAGGTTATATTAGTTTCTGGGCTAAAGAATCAGTTTTTAATAATTGGGTATTATTTTTAGTTCTTAGCTCTCTTTATATAATAATATCATTATTCTTATGGAGCCCAGCAGATGTTCCAGAAAAGCCGATTAAAGATCAGAGGCAAAGGAGAAGACTAAAGTTAATATCCTTAATCTTGGCTATATTTTTATTAATCTTAGTAGCTCTTTTATTTTATATTTATAAAGGTTGCTTTGCTTTGATTAATGTTAGTCTAATTTTAGGATTATTGTTTCAAGTATCTTCAATTAATCCTTTAGCTTATAAGTTATGTAATCTTTATTACCGGGTTAAAGTGAAATTTGTCTCGAAATAG
- a CDS encoding EAL domain-containing protein, with protein MREYKTISIDHISKLVHHQGKQLVGTFNDYHLHTAVQPIFSLAHKRVVGYEALVRVKAIKEKWVSPAELFNNRYTEVQSILLDRLCRFLHIHNFTSLEDDLNWLFLNVSPQTIINGKNYGGFFTELLEKTRFPSHRIVIEIVEYPIEDNDLLLETVDFYRKLGCLIAIDDFGAGHSNFDRIWKLNPDIVKLDRSMVVGATEDKKIRKVLGGIVSLLHQTGALVLVEGIESKEQTMIAMESGVDFVQGYFFARPTTELNKPLDNLPSFDNIFEDYKNNILVQETNSKSTYQHYYPKFEITINNLIKGKALDDACQDLLADDTVMRCYLLMTDGLQVGNTVLADSIFNKNDIRFKPLEDANSADWFRRHYLRKAVLHPEQLQVSEPYLSITGAHMCVTLSMMFSTPSGYRVLCCDLNVE; from the coding sequence TTGAGAGAATATAAGACTATAAGTATAGATCATATTAGTAAGCTAGTTCATCATCAAGGTAAACAATTAGTAGGAACTTTTAATGATTATCATCTCCATACAGCAGTTCAGCCAATATTCAGCTTAGCCCATAAGAGGGTTGTAGGCTATGAAGCCTTAGTTAGAGTTAAGGCTATAAAAGAGAAGTGGGTTAGCCCAGCTGAATTATTTAATAATAGATATACAGAAGTCCAGAGTATCTTATTAGATAGATTATGTAGATTCTTACATATACATAACTTTACTAGTTTAGAAGATGATTTGAATTGGTTGTTTTTAAATGTTTCTCCACAAACCATTATTAATGGAAAGAATTACGGTGGATTTTTTACAGAGTTATTGGAGAAGACTAGGTTTCCCTCTCATCGTATAGTGATTGAAATTGTAGAGTATCCTATTGAGGATAATGATCTTTTATTAGAGACGGTAGATTTTTATAGAAAATTAGGTTGTTTAATTGCAATTGATGATTTTGGTGCAGGACACTCTAACTTTGATCGTATATGGAAATTAAATCCTGATATTGTAAAACTAGATCGTTCTATGGTAGTTGGTGCTACAGAAGATAAGAAGATAAGAAAAGTCTTAGGGGGGATTGTCTCTTTACTCCATCAAACTGGAGCATTAGTTCTGGTTGAAGGGATTGAAAGTAAAGAGCAGACAATGATTGCTATGGAGAGCGGTGTAGATTTTGTACAAGGTTATTTTTTTGCCAGACCTACCACTGAGTTAAACAAGCCTCTAGATAACCTACCATCTTTTGATAATATATTTGAAGATTACAAAAATAATATTTTAGTCCAAGAGACCAATAGCAAAAGTACTTATCAACATTATTACCCAAAATTTGAGATTACAATAAATAATTTAATTAAAGGTAAGGCTTTAGATGATGCCTGCCAAGATTTATTAGCTGATGATACTGTTATGCGCTGTTATCTATTAATGACAGATGGATTACAAGTAGGTAATACAGTTCTTGCTGATTCTATCTTCAATAAAAATGACATACGTTTTAAACCTCTTGAAGATGCCAATAGTGCAGACTGGTTTAGGAGGCATTATCTTAGAAAAGCTGTGCTTCACCCAGAACAATTGCAGGTAAGTGAGCCCTATTTATCGATAACTGGTGCCCACATGTGTGTAACACTCTCTATGATGTTCTCAACTCCATCTGGATATAGGGTCTTATGTTGTGATTTGAATGTTGAATAA